Proteins encoded together in one Microbacterium sp. zg-Y625 window:
- a CDS encoding LCP family protein: protein MSVTTPPRVSAAGSTGARTRLLQERPLRHPDATSPEVMTRRAWWLVVLNFLLPGSAQVLAGSRRLGRFGLGATLTMWVLVALVALLALLWQPALFTLGSNWFALTAAQVLLIGYVALWVVLTVDTLRLVRLVRVRGRARVGVAALAVALLVIAGGGTAYAAYSVGNLRGAFGSIFGQSGPSVPPSDGYYNILLLGADSGDGRDSMRFDSISVVSVNAESGAVTITGIPRDIQNAPFSAGPMQDLYPDGFEGHSDLSCGWGAGINQLMNAVEVCRDGSGLYPDAADRGSTPAVEATKDAAEGILGIEIPYYVFIDMHGFADMIDALGGVDITVTERLPKGGGPTYDGQPAEEWASGWIEAGEQHMDGDTAQWYARSRYTTSDWDRMQRQRQLQQAMLEQLDPFNALTRFNDIAAAGQDLIETDLPQSMLAYFAELALKAKEQPMTTLELTPQGIGIDPDDPDYDRVHEAVQSALHPPAPTPAPEG from the coding sequence GTGAGCGTGACCACGCCGCCGCGTGTGAGCGCCGCGGGGTCGACCGGCGCGCGGACGCGGCTTCTGCAGGAGCGCCCGCTGCGGCATCCGGATGCCACATCGCCCGAGGTCATGACCCGTCGTGCCTGGTGGCTCGTCGTGCTGAACTTCCTGCTGCCGGGCTCCGCCCAGGTGCTCGCCGGCAGCCGCAGGCTCGGCCGCTTCGGCCTCGGCGCGACGCTGACGATGTGGGTGCTGGTCGCGCTCGTCGCGCTCCTCGCCCTGCTCTGGCAACCGGCGCTGTTCACGCTGGGGAGCAACTGGTTCGCGCTCACCGCCGCGCAGGTGCTGCTCATCGGCTATGTCGCGCTGTGGGTCGTCCTCACCGTCGACACCCTCCGTCTCGTGCGCCTCGTGCGCGTGCGCGGGCGCGCCCGCGTCGGCGTCGCCGCCCTCGCGGTGGCGCTGCTGGTGATCGCCGGCGGCGGCACCGCGTACGCGGCTTATTCGGTCGGCAACCTGCGCGGTGCGTTCGGGAGCATCTTCGGGCAGAGCGGCCCGAGCGTGCCGCCGTCGGACGGCTACTACAACATCCTGCTGCTGGGCGCCGACAGCGGCGACGGACGCGACTCGATGCGCTTCGACAGCATCTCGGTGGTGTCGGTGAACGCCGAGTCCGGTGCCGTCACGATCACCGGCATCCCGCGCGATATCCAGAACGCGCCCTTCTCGGCGGGGCCCATGCAGGATCTCTATCCCGACGGCTTCGAGGGGCACAGCGACCTCTCCTGCGGCTGGGGTGCCGGCATCAACCAGCTGATGAACGCCGTCGAGGTGTGCCGCGACGGATCGGGGCTGTACCCCGACGCCGCAGACCGGGGCTCCACGCCCGCGGTGGAGGCGACGAAGGATGCCGCGGAGGGCATCCTCGGCATCGAGATTCCGTACTACGTCTTCATCGACATGCACGGCTTCGCGGACATGATCGACGCGCTCGGCGGCGTGGACATCACCGTCACCGAGCGGCTGCCCAAGGGCGGCGGGCCGACGTACGACGGCCAGCCCGCCGAGGAGTGGGCAAGCGGCTGGATCGAGGCGGGCGAGCAGCACATGGACGGCGACACCGCCCAGTGGTACGCCCGTTCCCGCTACACCACGAGCGACTGGGACCGCATGCAGCGGCAGCGGCAGTTGCAGCAGGCGATGCTGGAGCAGCTCGACCCGTTCAACGCGCTGACGCGGTTCAACGACATCGCCGCCGCCGGGCAGGACCTGATCGAGACCGACCTGCCGCAGTCCATGCTGGCGTACTTCGCCGAGCTGGCGCTGAAGGCCAAGGAGCAGCCGATGACGACCCTCGAGCTCACACCGCAGGGGATCGGCATCGACCCCGACGACCCGGACTACGACCGCGTGCATGAGGCGGTGCAGTCGGCGCTGCATCCGCCGGCGCCGACCCCCGCCCCGGAGGGCTGA
- a CDS encoding glycosyltransferase has translation MTTTLRVVLDAPVAAGDRQGEAARELAKALVRTAPSGCDVAALLPSVPEDVRAALREQVPGLARVDTAPLGRRELAASWQLGIAAGVGGGMIHATGLAAPLVRHDRVYDHHQIVVTVWDLAAWEAPDELARPYVSWQKGMLKRATKHADAVVVPTHAHAERLAEVAKLGDRIRVIAGAAPDGFGIPTDDVGRRRALDLPTEYVLVDGSWRAGLDAALRAVARAGGELPVVVLGVGEAETSAVAELGGAAGLPEARLLVRGTLEAFDRAAVVSGASALIAPATITAFPWLVVDALALGTPVVAADCAVHREVVVDGGLLVDAAGEGLADALGQVLGSDSARERLSVLAADRGRAFSWAGAAERVWQLHADL, from the coding sequence ATGACGACGACACTGCGGGTCGTGCTGGACGCGCCGGTTGCCGCCGGCGACCGGCAGGGCGAAGCGGCGCGCGAACTGGCCAAGGCGCTGGTGCGCACCGCGCCGTCCGGATGCGATGTCGCGGCGCTGCTGCCCTCGGTGCCGGAGGATGTGCGGGCGGCGCTTCGTGAGCAGGTCCCGGGCCTGGCCCGCGTGGACACCGCGCCGCTGGGGCGGCGGGAGCTCGCGGCGTCCTGGCAGCTCGGGATCGCCGCGGGGGTCGGCGGCGGCATGATCCACGCGACGGGGCTCGCGGCGCCGCTCGTGCGTCATGACCGTGTCTACGACCACCACCAGATCGTCGTGACCGTCTGGGACCTCGCTGCGTGGGAAGCCCCGGACGAACTGGCGCGGCCCTACGTCTCGTGGCAGAAGGGCATGCTGAAGCGGGCGACGAAGCACGCCGACGCCGTCGTCGTTCCCACCCACGCGCACGCGGAGCGCCTCGCCGAGGTTGCGAAGCTGGGCGATCGCATCCGCGTCATCGCCGGCGCCGCCCCGGACGGCTTCGGCATCCCCACCGACGACGTCGGGCGTCGGCGCGCCCTGGACCTGCCGACGGAGTACGTGCTCGTCGACGGCTCCTGGCGTGCGGGGCTGGATGCCGCGCTCCGCGCGGTGGCCCGGGCGGGAGGCGAGCTCCCCGTCGTCGTGCTGGGAGTGGGGGAGGCGGAGACCTCGGCCGTGGCCGAACTCGGGGGTGCGGCCGGCCTGCCCGAAGCCCGCCTTCTCGTGCGGGGCACGCTCGAGGCCTTCGACCGCGCCGCCGTGGTGAGCGGCGCGTCGGCGCTCATCGCCCCGGCGACGATCACGGCCTTCCCGTGGCTCGTGGTCGACGCCCTCGCCCTCGGCACGCCGGTGGTCGCGGCGGACTGCGCCGTGCACCGCGAGGTCGTCGTGGACGGCGGGCTGCTCGTGGATGCCGCGGGTGAGGGCCTCGCCGACGCGCTGGGGCAGGTGCTCGGATCGGACTCCGCACGGGAGCGGCTGTCGGTGCTCGCCGCCGACCGAGGCCGGGCGTTCTCGTGGGCCGGGGCCGCCGAGCGGGTCTGGCAGCTCCACGCCGACCTGTAG
- the purE gene encoding 5-(carboxyamino)imidazole ribonucleotide mutase encodes MGSDSDWRVMSDASQALSDFAVPHEVEVVSAHRTPDKLLRYGREARARGLKVIIAGAGGAAHLPGMLASVTELPVIGVPVQLATLDGLDSLLSIVQMPAGIPVATVSINGAKNAGLLAVRMLGMSDERLAERVAGYARDLESQVEEKNRRLKGAL; translated from the coding sequence ATGGGCTCGGACTCCGACTGGCGGGTCATGAGCGACGCGTCGCAGGCGCTGTCGGATTTCGCGGTGCCGCACGAGGTCGAGGTCGTTTCGGCCCACCGCACGCCCGACAAGCTGCTGCGCTACGGTCGCGAGGCGCGTGCGCGCGGCCTGAAGGTGATCATCGCCGGTGCCGGGGGCGCGGCGCACCTCCCCGGCATGCTGGCCTCTGTCACGGAGCTCCCGGTCATCGGGGTGCCGGTGCAACTGGCCACCCTCGACGGCCTCGACTCCCTGCTGAGCATCGTGCAGATGCCCGCGGGCATCCCGGTGGCGACGGTCTCGATCAACGGCGCGAAGAACGCCGGGCTCCTCGCGGTGCGCATGCTCGGCATGTCGGACGAGCGGCTCGCCGAGCGCGTGGCCGGCTACGCCCGCGACCTCGAGAGCCAGGTGGAGGAGAAGAACCGCCGGCTGAAGGGCGCCCTGTGA